GCTGAATAGCTGGAAGATATATTTCACCTCGATTAATATAATCCAATATATCTTTGATACTTTTTTTCTCATATCCCATAATAATCAACCTCGTTATTCATATTGAAGAATTCATTAACTAATAATTCTTATTTAATGTTTTGATATTTTTATATATATTATTTTAATTTAATCATTAAAAATTTAATATTCTGAATGTTTTTTTTTTATTTACATGGGTGTTCGCCAAAAAAAATTACAATATCCTTTTTATTATTTTTTTATACTTATTCTTCATTTTTTCCACATATAACAAAACAAAATGTTCTAAAATTTAAACCATAACTTAAACTATAAAAAACTCCTTTTATTTCAAAGAATACAACTAAATTAAAAAATAATATTGAATAAGATAGCGTGAAATTTGAGAAGTTTTGATATGTTGGTGAAAATTGTGAATTATGTGTAAATTTATAATAAAAAAATAGAAAGTTGGAATATAATGTAAAATTAGGAAAAATTAAAACCCAAATGAACAAATTATAAACCAATGAAAGTAATAAATAATTTTAGAAAATGTTCTTGTTATCTATCTTAATTTAATATTAGGCAACTTATCAGTAAATTCATCATCAATTAAACTTATTTGATATTTAATTATACCTCTCATCTCTATTGCTGGTTTTAAACAATATTCCTCAAAATCTTCAGAAGAAACATCATCAATAGTACGTGCATGAGGGAATAATAATTTTAGATAAGCTGTAGTAATTTTAATTATTGCTTTGGTATCACGAGTATCAGATTTAGGTGGAACCTCTATCATTTGACGTGTAATTTGTTCAAAATGAGGAATACTTCTCATTTCATTTAATATTTCGGAGAAATATTCAACATTTAAACCGTAACCATTAATTTTTAATTCTTCTTTCATTCGTGGAAGATACCATCCTTCGATAAAACCATGAAATCTATCAAGTAATGCAGGATCCATGAAAAACTTATGTAATTTAGCAAAATACTGTTTACTTTTAGGTCTTCTATTTTCGTCTAGGGGTATGTTACCTAGAACCATCAAACCACAATTAGAATCGCCTTTATACTTAGCAACTGTAAATGAACCTGATTCTAAATAATTTTTTAATGCACCTCGCAACTCATTTTCGTCTTGAAATTTAATTGTTTCGATTTCATCTAAAGCTAAAAATTGATACTGTTGAAGTAATCCTGGACTTTCACGAGCTATATCATATAATAATTTAGCTCTTGTAACTGTTCCTCCACTAACAACCCAACCATATTTACTTAAATTAGAAAACACATAAGATTTTCCAGTTCCTTTAGGAGCTAATTCCATCATATTGAGATTTGGCTCAACAAAAACTAATAACCGGGAAATAAATCTTAATTTTTGTGTAAAAGATTCAAAACCTTCTGGATTATATTCCATAGATCTAATTAAAAAATCAATCCATTCAATCAATGTAAATTGTTTTCGTCTAGATGCAAAATATTCAAAATCAACAGTATATGGTTTGAAAGATTTAAATTTTGTTAATTCAATTACTCCTTTTTCATTTGATTCTGGTACGAGATAACTTAAAGTAACAATACCCCATATTTCACCACCACGTAATTCATGATGGTTCTTTGCTACATATTCAGGAATACGACATTCATTCATTTTCAAACCTGCATCAGGTATAGAAAATCTTAAAATACCTGCTTTAACATCAGGCTCAACGATAATCCTAGCAAGTAATGTTAGATTTCTATGTTCAGTCATCAAAGTACCTTTAATCTGTCTGTCTTTATAAGCCATGTTGTTTTCAATGAAATTTTTAAGACCATATTCATCTAAATCATCATTATCATCAGAATATCGTTTTATTAACCAATCTTTTACAAAAGAGGGGATGCTATAACCAGAAAAAATACTGTACTTCTCTGGATTTTTATAAACAGATTCCTCAGAAAATATATTTTTAATTTTCCCATCCAAAGTCATATTCTTCTTCCTCCATTCCACCTTTCTTAATATTAATTTCTATTTCTTCTACTTGCTTATTAATTTTAATAATAATTGTCTGTTTTCCTTTACTTAAACTTTGATTTACCTCAATTACATAAAAATTGTCTTCTTTAAGAACATTTAATTTTTCATCATTATAAATTGCAGAAGGCATATTCTTAGGTTCTGGATAAATTTTTATAGGTATTCTATTTTCAAGTGACACATTAATTTCAGAAATTTCACATATTACATCATAAATAATGTTTGAAAAATCATCCGCTTCAATTAGTATGCAAGGTACTAATACTTCTTCTGGAGTACCTCCACCATGAACCTCATGAGAAGGAGTATTATTTAATGATACATGTTTTAAAGTTAAAAGATATTTATATTTTTCATCAATATCACTTTCAGTTCCAGTTACCATATAATCTTCAGTATCATAAATTTCTTGATTTGTTATTTTAAGATAACGTCCCTCATGACTAGAACCTTCAAAATTATATTTTTTTGAATTTCCTAATTTTTTATTACATAAAAAACTAAATCCATGATCAGAATATATTAAAACTTTTGAAGAATTTATGTTAGCTATTTCTTTAGCAATTTCTCTAATTATTTCTATTTCTTCAATCAATGATTTTGGATATCCATAATGGTTATTATGAATATAATTATCAAGATAGGATATTTTCTTATCACAATCAATTTTATTGAATTCTGTAGCACTAGGTAAATTTACTGAACGTATTGATGTTGATTTAATTTGTTTATTACTTTTTGGCAAATAATTATTCAAGAAATAAGTAAATAAAGGTAACCATTCAACTCCTAATGCATCAATCCAAAGAACATATGTATCATCATTTAATTCGATTTCTTGATTATTATATAAATCATAATACCATTTATAAAAATTATTTGGACTACTATTTAGTTCATCTAACAAAGTTTTTAATTTATCACTTTTAGAGTTTAATATTTTACACTTATTATATTCTTTAAAATAATTCAGTACCCATTCTGAAATATTATCCAAATAATAATTCCAATTTAAATAGTTATATAATTCAGGAAATATAACTTTCAACTTTGAAGTAATAAAATTAAATTCTTCTCTATTGGATTGCATTATATTAATTATTTTCTCTTTTTCTATAAAAGTTGTATTTGTTAAATAATTTAGTTGATAATTATAATTCATATTTGTTATTTTATTAAAGTTTTCTTCAAACTCTTGTTCAGGAAAAGTAAATTCTTTTTGATTTAAAATTTTAAGCAAATATCTTCTTTCCTCTAAATATTTGTCTGAATATTCTAAATTAAAAATTTCTAAAAATATTTTTACAGTTAAAGATATATTATCTAAATTATTTGTTTTCCTTAAACAATGTGCAAGATAAGAATCTTTGAAACTATCTGAATTAATGAAAAAATTTTTAACAATCCATTTTTTATATCTGTACTCTTTATCAAAACAATCAATATTTTTACTAACTAAATAATAATTCAAATAATCTTTTAACTCTAAATTAGCAATATTATTAATATTAAATTTTTCTATAAATATATCTTTTAAAGACATATTTTTTTGATTTTTTTTACTAATATCTGTTAATAAATACTCCCAATATTCTTTTTCATTAGGGTTATAATTTATATTTAAATTAATATCAAATATTTTAGATAAATATTCTTTAGGAGTTGTTATAACTTCTCTCATGAAAGTCTTATCCGGTAAGCTATTTTCAAAATATACAGACAAAGGTTTTGGTAATGATATTATCTTCATAACATTATCTTTCTTCCACAATTCAAACCATTGTTTTGTATTAGAAATCAATAAAAGAGTATTAGTTTCAAAATTATCTTTAAAATCAAATCCATCAATTTGATATATACAAATTTGTTTGGCATTAGATTTCAATTTCCAAATTGGTGCCCAATTATTTTTTCTATAAAAATTATTCCAAAAAACATCATTAAATCGTTCCCATAATCCAACTAATGGAATGTATAATTTTATATTAGTATTTTCAATACCTGCCAATAAAGAAAAAATCTCATTAAAACTAACATCATCCAAAAATCTAATATATTCTGATAGGGGAACTATTACTGAAGTTTCATTAATTTCTTTAATTTTTTTAATCAACTCACTATTTGTAAACCAACTATTTTCAGAAAATAAAAAAGAACTAAGTTCTATTTTAGTGGCATTTTCAGACAAAATTTCAACAACATTTTTCAATTCTTCATAAGAATTTAAAAAAATAAATCTAACAGGAAAACGAGAAGAAGAAATGTTAAATTCTTCTAAATCTAGTTTAACTGATTCTTTTAAATCATT
This genomic stretch from Methanosphaera sp. ISO3-F5 harbors:
- the brxL gene encoding BREX system Lon protease-like protein BrxL yields the protein MTLDGKIKNIFSEESVYKNPEKYSIFSGYSIPSFVKDWLIKRYSDDNDDLDEYGLKNFIENNMAYKDRQIKGTLMTEHRNLTLLARIIVEPDVKAGILRFSIPDAGLKMNECRIPEYVAKNHHELRGGEIWGIVTLSYLVPESNEKGVIELTKFKSFKPYTVDFEYFASRRKQFTLIEWIDFLIRSMEYNPEGFESFTQKLRFISRLLVFVEPNLNMMELAPKGTGKSYVFSNLSKYGWVVSGGTVTRAKLLYDIARESPGLLQQYQFLALDEIETIKFQDENELRGALKNYLESGSFTVAKYKGDSNCGLMVLGNIPLDENRRPKSKQYFAKLHKFFMDPALLDRFHGFIEGWYLPRMKEELKINGYGLNVEYFSEILNEMRSIPHFEQITRQMIEVPPKSDTRDTKAIIKITTAYLKLLFPHARTIDDVSSEDFEEYCLKPAIEMRGIIKYQISLIDDEFTDKLPNIKLR
- the pglZ gene encoding BREX-4 system phosphatase PglZ, translated to MDSENIFEYSNLNDLKESVKLDLEEFNISSSRFPVRFIFLNSYEELKNVVEILSENATKIELSSFLFSENSWFTNSELIKKIKEINETSVIVPLSEYIRFLDDVSFNEIFSLLAGIENTNIKLYIPLVGLWERFNDVFWNNFYRKNNWAPIWKLKSNAKQICIYQIDGFDFKDNFETNTLLLISNTKQWFELWKKDNVMKIISLPKPLSVYFENSLPDKTFMREVITTPKEYLSKIFDINLNINYNPNEKEYWEYLLTDISKKNQKNMSLKDIFIEKFNINNIANLELKDYLNYYLVSKNIDCFDKEYRYKKWIVKNFFINSDSFKDSYLAHCLRKTNNLDNISLTVKIFLEIFNLEYSDKYLEERRYLLKILNQKEFTFPEQEFEENFNKITNMNYNYQLNYLTNTTFIEKEKIINIMQSNREEFNFITSKLKVIFPELYNYLNWNYYLDNISEWVLNYFKEYNKCKILNSKSDKLKTLLDELNSSPNNFYKWYYDLYNNQEIELNDDTYVLWIDALGVEWLPLFTYFLNNYLPKSNKQIKSTSIRSVNLPSATEFNKIDCDKKISYLDNYIHNNHYGYPKSLIEEIEIIREIAKEIANINSSKVLIYSDHGFSFLCNKKLGNSKKYNFEGSSHEGRYLKITNQEIYDTEDYMVTGTESDIDEKYKYLLTLKHVSLNNTPSHEVHGGGTPEEVLVPCILIEADDFSNIIYDVICEISEINVSLENRIPIKIYPEPKNMPSAIYNDEKLNVLKEDNFYVIEVNQSLSKGKQTIIIKINKQVEEIEINIKKGGMEEEEYDFGWEN